The genomic interval ATATCCACATGCTTTGGGGGCCCAGAAATAGTCAAGCATTATACAAGGAATACAAATTAATAGGATGACTGAGTGTAGGAGTTTTTAAAAAAAACTAATCTGGCACTGTCATGGCATAAAAAGAAAGTGTCAGCGTCATTGGGATGACTGCTTGAAACTGCACATCCTTTCTATCAGCTTCTCAGTTCTTCTCACCAGGGGTAAAAAGTTCTCACTTGACTTTCctatagaaaatagtcaaatatacTATATAAATATGCTATATATTACCAGTAAGTGGCTTAACAAACTTGAACTTGTTGATTAAACTGTTACAGAGGTGTTGAACGCTGCTTAGTTACAGAGGTGTTGAACGCTGATTAGCATGCATCAGCATCACTGATACACCCCGTTTTATATTAAATAGCCAATGTCATGCAAAACATGGTGTTGCAGATGAGATTAATGAAAATATGAATGCAGAAAAACGGGTATGCGAATAGGCTACACGATTATTTTGGCTACTATCAACTTGTTGGCACGCACAGTCGAACATCACAAGTTGAGCAACTTAAAAGTCAATCTcttaaaaaaaatacttgaatagCTAAATTCTCACTCAAATGTTACATTTTATTCAATTCGTCTTGGAAACCGGTTAGGTGTGATGGTGTTTGAAATATAGGCTATTATATAACGTATAACTTAATTTATACAACAGAGATGTATCGACGAAATAACTGTACCCTTTAGCTTTACCAAATTATAGGATACTACCTCACGATATGCTTCACTAGGTTGTTCACGTGCAGTCTCGTGTCTCGTGCGCTTCGTTTACAGTAGGCGTAATAGCGAGCATGGGGAAAATCTATTTGACTGCGAAGTTTCGACCAGTCTAGTCTATCATAATGCGTAAATTCTGGTGCATCGTTCTCCATCACTTTATCGGCAAAATGTGCAAGCATTATATACTTGATATTAAACGGCACAATTAACCTGATTAGGTTTATGTTTTTAACATGTAATGCGTTTGAGAGAAAAAATCGCTTAATTAAGGGAAAGGACTAAGTTTCCCAAACAAACCAAAGTGAAAATTAATTAGTGAGCTCAACTCTTTGTGATAGCCTAGACAACTAAAATTGCGAGAACTTACCTTATCAGCAAATGTCTAAATAAACGTTGAATCCACTGACTTTTTCCACTCGACTGTTCTCCTGATTGTTACTGCAAATATAACGACCTTTCTACTTAGCTTTGAACGAAGTACTTATTTCTAAAACAATTCAAATAAATTCCAGCGCTCCGTTTTTACCATATGTTGTGCCTCTCGCGTCGAGTTCAGCTCCGTGAGGGACGAGGGGCGgaataggctacatacagtaggttACGCACAGTGAAGAGGATGGAACACACACGAGTGGGGGGCATAGAGGACCGAATTACGAGTTAATCTGATATGAACCTAATGGGTGTGGCAAATTAATGAACCCACGAAATTtgcatatatacagtgcattcggaaagtattcaggccccttgactttttccacattttgttacgttttgacattttttgctaatttatacaaaaaacagaaataccttatttacataagtattcagaccctttgctatgagactcgaaattgagctcaggtgcatcctgtttacattgatcatccttgagatgtttctacaacttgattggtgtccacctgtggtaaattcaattgattggacatgatttggaaaggcacacacctacctatataaggtaccacagttgacagtgcttgtcagagcaaaaaccaagccatcaggttgaaggaattgtctgtagagctccaagacaggattgtgtcgatgcacagatctggggaagtgtaccaaaacatttcggcagcattgaaggtccccaagaacacaatggcctccatcattcttaaatggaagaagtttggaatccccaagactctccctagatctggccgcctggccaaactgagcaatcagaggagaaagaacttggtcagggaggtgaccaagaacccgatggtcactttgacaaagctccagagttcctctgtggagatgggagaactttccagaaagacaaccatctctgcagcactccaccaattaggcatttatggtagagtggccagatggaagccactcctcattaaaaggtgcacgacagcccgcttggagtttgccaaaaggcacctaaaggactctcagaccatgaaaaacaagattttctggtctgatggtcaagattgaactctttggcctgaatgccaagcgtcacatctggaggaaacctggcaccatccctacgatgaagcatggtggtggcagcatcatgctgtggggatgtttttcagcggcagggactgggagacttgtaaggatcgaggaaaagatgaacggagcaaagtacagagagatccttgatggaaacctgctccagagtgctcaggacctctgactggggcgaaggttcaccttccaatatcTTCAgtaaagaatgggagaaactccacaaatacagttgtgccaagcttgtagcgtcatacccaagaagactcgaggctgtaatcgctgccaaaggtgcttgaacaaaatactgagtaaattGTCTGAACacttaatgtaaatgtgatatttcagttttttatatttattcgcaaacagcatcatcactttgctcgttgtataattccGTCTCGCATCTACGCGCTTTCCTCTCACCTTTACCCATTCTCTTGTGGTCTTCAGTGTACAACACAAtggctgtctgtgaccaggcgaaaaaacctttccaagccaaaccttcataccataactGCTAAATGAAACACAGCGTAAATCGTCATCATAGCTACTAGAACCATGTATTGCAtcttgctcatccatatatttatatgtacatattattattccaaccctttacatttgtgtgcattaggtagttgttgtcaatttgttagaatatttgttagatattattgcactgtcggaactagaagcgcaagcattttgttacactcgcattaacatctgctaaccatgtgtatgtcacGTTTTGAACTAACGTGCtaataaacccgctacaatcacgcagtacaatatacatcaaacagtttagcagttacaccggcaggcccCGGTGGCAAAAAATGTATATAACTGAAAGCTTAAcgtgacttggaagagttccagcaCAGATAGAATGATAagccagatatttcaccggatgtataagtGAAGCATCCGGTTAGCGTTTCCATTCATTTACCAAATATTGTGATGAGAGGACGCCCAGTGGaaggcagtgggagaagatggagcgagatggattttggccgacattttgcacattttctcatcaatgaaacatttgatttaaatacagttttctgtgcccaaaactagaatctgttatgaacagagtggactatgttttgtaaaaaaaattaaaaagtatTGTTTAGAAGGAGTGTAAGGGTGAATTGACTTAATGCAAACTctcacttcacagagtaggcatTCGCTaagggaaatatgcaaatacatgctagaacGCTAGCTCTTAATTGGCTCTGCCCCTCTCCTTGCTTGTTTTGCCCACTATGACtaatttgttcccattggaaacgacagactggtctatcttgggttagttataaaaatcattggttccagtgttggatagccttagtcagctagctaacattattctCTGAGTAGTTAGCTAGCTGCATTAgatagctaagtaagtgaaagttaaCAATATACAaccaaatatagctagctcttctctcgctctctctctctctgctgcttctccttatttttcaaataaattaatttgttcaaaactgtgaaactattgtctttctttctctttgagtcaactactcccCACATGTTATGCCCTGCAGTGCTAGCTATGCTTTAAGTACtaaattcattctctgatcctttgattgggtggacaatatGCCAGTTCattctgcaagagctctgataggacgctgtcataattactgtgcaagtctatggaagggggtgagaactatgagcctcctaggttttgtattgaagtcaatatccctagaggaggatggaaaatagacgtcctccggctacaccatggtgctacccagAGAGTGCTGTTGAAGCTAATGTAGACCTTCACTACAAAACATTgggttttaatcagttatttgttGACGTGATTATATTAAGTATTGGttttctgaaattcactgagtaggatggtccttcccttcctcctctgaggagcctccactaacTCATACTCTCTACAGTACCAACCTCCAACAATCACACAGGCATTCTTTTTACATGTGTCACCTCGCATGCAGCCAACTCAAAGCCAAATAACTCCTGTTAATGTTTGACATGAAGAGAAGTCATGTTGAAAGGAGCTGTTAAAGGCAAATCAAAGACCCTGTAGGCTCTGGGCTGCTGATTAGAAGAGGCTCCCCTGTCGCTCATGTGTGCAAACTGGGACTGAGGGGATGTCAGTGGTGGTGTCAGGCTTAATCTTGTTCCACTGTAGTGGAGATCCACATCAGAGGAGCACCTAGCTGAGTTAAATGTCTAATGCAGAttactctgtgtatatatatatatttatatgtcaGGCTTATATATTAAGCCTGACACCACCACAGCTTCAAATTGTGTGTATACACtgtatgtatacagtatatatatacacatttttaAGCTCTATACTATACCTGTTCCCACTATGCATAGTTGGATCTTATAGTGTGATCGCCAGCCTTGTCTAAACTACAATGCACAGGAAAAAAATACACTGTTTCCACAAGGTATTGGATTGTTGGAAATTAAGTAAACCTCTAACATTTTGCTACTTAACCAAACCCCCTAAGGTCTCCATTTCCATGCTGATTACAGATGAAGCATAATGGAACATTTTTTATATAAGTGCCTTCCCATGTTGCAAGAGAAGGAAAGATGTTAATTCAACAAGACATCATAGTAGATCCAATGAAGACAATGAATCTCCCTTTTCATACAAGAAAAACGTCATACTGCATGATGCATCTTTCTGGAACTTTCAACTCAGATGACAATGATGTTTAATTGATATTGGAGGGAACATCGAATTAACAAACGATAAGGCATTGAATGGCCCATTTTACCAGTGCAATAAAGCATACAATAAAAAAACAAGCCTGGCATATTTTGAAATCAATATCCAATTTATTTTTCACTTTCATGTATTCCTGAATCATTGCATACTATAGGCCTACAGTACAAATTCTGAAGGTCTGAGTTCTAATAGCATTTATTGCGCACCACACTGGAGCCCTCCTCCTGGTACTCCTGCACCTTCACCCACATGGGCTGGAAGCTGCTGAGGCAGGTGATGATGGAGCCCCCCACCCAGGAGGCAAACTCCCTGTGAGCCCCAGATAGCATCCTGATTATGGAGTCCCTCGGGGCCAGTTTCTCCATCTCTGCCTGGAGCCGCTCCGGGAAACCGCTGAACATCGAGGAGCCGCCACACAGGGCCACGTTGGCCATCAAGGCCGCCTGCCACTCGGGGGCGCACTTCTGCAGGCTGTTCGTGGCCAGGATGTGAACTCCGGGCTGCGACATTCCTACGTCGGATGGACAGAATAGGATCTCAGGGCCACGGAAGCGCTCGTCGCCCAGGGTAATGGTGGTGCCATCGGGGAGTTGATAGTCCAGAGGTGTGCCTTTGTCCTCAGAACTCAGCTGGGAGACGTAGCAACTCTGCTTCTTCATCTCTTGCACAGAGGACATTTGCTGGAGAGCACTCCCATGTCCAACGTCGGCCAGTAGTTTGCTCAGATAGTCAGACACACCCTTTCCAGCCAGGTCCATGTGAAATGTGGCATGTGGtaagcagtagccattgcacactggagagacagaggtgcaGCCAGCCCCAGAGTCCACCACTAGACCAGTAACCAGTCCATAAGAATACATGGACAGCACAGGCTGGTAACCAACATACATCGCTGGGGCCCCAAACCCTTCAAACAGGAGTTCAGCTGTCTTCTCTCGGTTGGAGATGGGAGAGAAGGCTGGGTCAGTCATCAGGATGCCATGCTCTTCTGGGCAGACTTGCAGCTCCTCATAGAGCACATGGCTCCACAGCTTCTCCAGGGAATCCCAGTCACTTATCATTCCACTGGTGATGGGCCTCTTGAGAATGAGATCATCTGAGTCCTTGCAGGGAATGTTGTTTCCAAAATAACATTCAGTTTGGTCCTTTTTGGACAATCCAACCACTGAACTCAGAACTTTATGGGGCTTCTCATCTCCAGAGAAGCCAGCTTTGATGGAGCCTGATCCTGGGTCGATTACAATAGCCACATTCTGCTTGAAATCCTCACTGCTATCCACTGCAGTCATTCTTAGACCGTCTGTAATTTGTTTGAACAATGAAAGCAAAAGTTGAAGTTATTTTTCTTTCTCTAGTTGTCCCCAAGCATGTCTGCAACAATCAACTCTTATGAACGAAGACTAATGGTCTGAAAGACTGCTTTAGTACTTGAAAAAACGTGTTTGTCACAAAACCTGTGACATCACAATGGCATCAATGGCCTTGTAGCATCACCACAGTGCTCCAGTCTGGGTGACTATGGCAACAGATGATCACAGGGTTATTTCTCAGTATTTGTGAACATTAGCTGACAAGGATAgctttttcacacacacacacacacacacacacacacacacacacgcctggtaAATtatgaatatattttttttgagtgGCTGATTCTGTGAGTTGGGCAATCATTACCTACGCCTCTTCAACATCTATAATGGGAGAGAGGATGAATGTTCCCATCCAAACTCATCATAGCACTTACAGGACATTTGATGGCCTGTAGAATCATTGAACTGCTGTAAACCTTGAGGTGAAATGTTTCTGCATCCAGTACATATCATCCCTCACTATGTGATTAAGATAAGGATGAATAATAGAGGCTTCAAGCATTGTATGGACCAGTTTGAACTGGATTCCTCACATGCAATAAACAGGGCATGAGAGTGGTTCTAATTTTGAACATTATTCTGTATTACATTAACAAGGAAAGTAGGAAATGCACAGACCAAGAGTTGTTACTGAAGGCAGATTTGACCCCCAATAGCACCTTTTACACTACCATTCTGCATTGGGTTAACACACAACATTTTAGTGGAACAGGCTCCAGTCACACTGATTACtaattacacacatacacacagacacacacatacgcacacacacacttatgcatCCAATCCTTCCTATGATGAAGTTAACCTACAAGTGTCACCCCTCCGTGGCTACTGCAGTGGAAGAGTATAATtagaagatgtttgtttctgacCCTTGGGCAACAGAAATATTGGCTATAGGAGTCAACAGTTCACTGATGTAAGTCACTACCTGCCTGAGAGCACGGGAAGGTaatcactttccatgacatacaaGGGGAGTGATACATGCTCTGGAGAGGGGCCACATGTACTGGACCCTGTTAGTGAATCCTATTCAATATAAGGTAAATCAATGAGAACCTCTCTGATTAAGACTATCTGTCAATGTAATACAGATATCGCTTCACAATACCCGGTCTCAGAATGGTTAAATCTAACAAAGTAGATGCTCCATCTGCCCCATTGATTCAATGACGACAATGCAGTACTTCATATCATATAAATGTCATTGTACAGGTATACATCACTAATTAATTCAACATTGGTCAGGCCCAATAGCAGTCAAGTCTGCCCACAGTCTGTCATAAACGTCTAGGCTTTAGATGAGCTGTTTAATGGCCGGCTTATGCTCTGcattggatgttggatgttgaaTTTAAGAAGTGGAATCAAAGTGGACAGTGccgtccttcagctcagtaaaGCTGATTATGTTCAACCAGATAAGCGTGTTTGTATCAAACAAAAAAATGATGGAGCTCAAAGGCCTGCACAATGACAGGCATGCAGCCAAATGGCAGAGCTCTCACACTATTTATTTTAAATCTCCCACAGTCTATTTACATATAGCAGGTACTGTATATTGGTATGCCAGGATCCTCTGGGCTATTTTTGGCTCCCGCTTTGACGGTTTTATATAGTATATGGTGATGAATATCCATGGTCAGTGTGTGCAACCAAGAGAAACTGATTGCATCCTAATGATGATGAGAATGATGACGAGGGTATTAATGAAAAGGACAAATACACCA from Salvelinus fontinalis isolate EN_2023a chromosome 18, ASM2944872v1, whole genome shotgun sequence carries:
- the LOC129815961 gene encoding actin-3-like, which translates into the protein MTAVDSSEDFKQNVAIVIDPGSGSIKAGFSGDEKPHKVLSSVVGLSKKDQTECYFGNNIPCKDSDDLILKRPITSGMISDWDSLEKLWSHVLYEELQVCPEEHGILMTDPAFSPISNREKTAELLFEGFGAPAMYVGYQPVLSMYSYGLVTGLVVDSGAGCTSVSPVCNGYCLPHATFHMDLAGKGVSDYLSKLLADVGHGSALQQMSSVQEMKKQSCYVSQLSSEDKGTPLDYQLPDGTTITLGDERFRGPEILFCPSDVGMSQPGVHILATNSLQKCAPEWQAALMANVALCGGSSMFSGFPERLQAEMEKLAPRDSIIRMLSGAHREFASWVGGSIITCLSSFQPMWVKVQEYQEEGSSVVRNKCY